From Arcticibacter tournemirensis, one genomic window encodes:
- a CDS encoding IPT/TIG domain-containing protein produces MKIKNNVKAWRWQSHWMWLGLIALCLTQCKKEEGEKQDVGYDPSKPVVVTDFSPKEAGYGSDLVIYGENFGNDPSKIKVTVGGQIAKVIKVSGNNVYCIVPMKAYDGDIEVSVLDDNNQELTQVEAKERLTYVKKYLVSTFLGTYYEVGSNYKEKEGSFEDCGAFKGILWFTFDPRNHDRLYFSGDKNNARLIDFERRYVSIFKTDMAQVSMINWRIDGNQDMIVSENQASDTKYGNYIFSRSSNFLQKEPIPVYARSVNGSMVHPQNGELYYSKYYTAEVRRYDFVTKEDKLAFTAPDTRVSLYMVVHPSGDYAYLIANQKHYIMRTDYDREKKIFKVPYTVCGVSGSADYVDGVGTAARLSKPVQGVFVKNPEYEKSGEDDLYDFYFCDAENHAIRILTPQGRVSTFAGRGNNGTSGYANGDLRKQARFNLPQAITYDEERKCFYIGEAGNWVIRKIAKED; encoded by the coding sequence ATGAAAATAAAAAACAATGTTAAAGCCTGGCGCTGGCAATCCCATTGGATGTGGCTCGGGTTGATTGCTCTTTGCTTAACGCAATGTAAAAAAGAAGAGGGCGAAAAGCAGGATGTTGGTTACGATCCGTCTAAACCGGTAGTGGTCACGGATTTCTCGCCTAAGGAAGCAGGATATGGGAGCGACCTGGTTATATATGGCGAAAACTTTGGGAATGACCCCTCTAAAATAAAAGTCACAGTTGGAGGACAAATAGCGAAAGTTATCAAAGTGAGCGGTAATAATGTGTATTGTATCGTTCCGATGAAGGCTTATGATGGAGACATAGAAGTAAGTGTTCTGGATGATAATAATCAGGAACTCACCCAGGTCGAAGCGAAGGAACGGTTAACTTATGTAAAGAAATACCTTGTTTCGACTTTTTTAGGGACATATTATGAAGTGGGATCTAATTACAAGGAGAAGGAAGGGTCTTTCGAAGATTGCGGGGCGTTTAAGGGAATACTGTGGTTCACCTTTGATCCACGAAATCATGATCGTCTTTATTTCTCAGGTGATAAGAATAATGCCCGTTTAATTGACTTCGAAAGGAGATATGTAAGCATCTTTAAAACCGATATGGCCCAGGTCTCCATGATCAATTGGCGGATTGACGGGAATCAAGACATGATTGTTTCTGAAAACCAGGCCAGCGATACCAAATATGGTAATTACATATTTTCCCGTTCGTCAAATTTTCTTCAAAAGGAACCTATCCCCGTTTATGCACGGAGTGTGAACGGCTCAATGGTCCATCCGCAAAACGGAGAATTATATTATTCAAAATATTACACGGCTGAAGTAAGAAGGTATGATTTTGTTACTAAGGAGGATAAACTGGCGTTCACAGCTCCGGATACCAGAGTATCCTTGTATATGGTTGTCCATCCTTCGGGGGATTATGCCTATTTAATCGCAAATCAAAAACATTATATTATGCGTACCGATTATGACCGGGAAAAGAAAATCTTTAAAGTCCCCTATACTGTCTGCGGAGTTTCAGGTAGTGCAGACTACGTAGATGGAGTAGGGACCGCTGCGCGTCTGAGTAAGCCGGTACAAGGTGTGTTTGTGAAAAATCCGGAGTATGAAAAATCGGGAGAAGACGATTTGTACGATTTTTATTTCTGCGATGCGGAGAACCATGCCATACGCATCCTGACTCCACAGGGAAGGGTAAGCACATTCGCCGGAAGGGGGAATAACGGTACAAGTGGATATGCCAATGGAGATTTACGAAAGCAGGCTCGCTTCAACCTCCCTCAGGCAATTACCTACGATGAAGAGAGGAAGTGTTTTTATATCGGAGAGGCCGGCAATTGGGTGATCCGGAAGATAGCTAAAGAAGATTAA
- a CDS encoding GH92 family glycosyl hydrolase: MIVKKALGLLTFISYFSIAPAQQVQRKVDFVNPFIGTGAAAGLPGCAFPGPTVPFGMVQLSPDTKEEIDARPCSGYDYKASTIVGFSHTHLNGTGIPDLVDVLMMPTTGEIKTNAGTEDKPGSGYRSRFSHEQETAKPGYYSVQLLDYDIKAELAATMHAGFHRYTFPEGKPWNLIIDIDHTSKKGTKVRSARIIAAQIRVIDNQTIEGYRVMTGWAKLRKVYFYARFSRPFTSTLMQEGTFTYPDKKLTTGNADIKAVVTFDKTGGREVLVKVGISAISADNAKENLDTEIKDWNFDRIVAQTEDLWEKELSKMDIEGTTEQKQIFYTCMYHAFTQPNNITDVNGDYTAGDMTIRNAGKKEIYSTFSLWDTYRAAHPLYTLTQIEKTAGFVNSMVLHHKSYGFLPIWELWGSETYCMIGNHAIPVIADAIMKDLPGIDVDEAYKAVKETSMTDHVQSPISIWEKYGYMPEDLQSQSVSITLETAYNDWCVAQLAKKLNHMDDYAYFMKRAGFYKNLYDAKTVFFRAKNSDGKWLEPFNALEYGHNGGHPFTEANAWQYLWYVPHQVKELVHLMGNEKKFGDRLDRFFTYTDTSTKVNHNASGFIGQYAHGNEPSHHVAYLYNFSDRQWKAQFYISKILNEMYSATPQCYIGNNDCGQMSAWYIFSAMGFYPVNPANSIYNIGSPVLKSAVIRLDNGRSFTVKTTNVSKANCYIQSMRLNNKPYNKSYITQADIVNGGTLEFVMGNKPSTKKLINYTEPN; the protein is encoded by the coding sequence ATGATAGTTAAAAAAGCCCTCGGGCTACTGACATTTATAAGCTATTTTAGCATAGCGCCAGCACAACAAGTTCAACGAAAAGTTGACTTTGTAAACCCATTTATTGGCACAGGTGCCGCAGCCGGGCTGCCTGGCTGTGCTTTTCCCGGCCCTACGGTTCCGTTCGGAATGGTACAACTGAGCCCTGACACAAAGGAGGAGATAGATGCACGCCCCTGTAGCGGTTACGACTATAAAGCCAGCACTATTGTAGGATTTAGTCATACACACTTAAACGGCACGGGAATACCCGACCTGGTAGATGTATTGATGATGCCCACTACGGGTGAGATTAAAACAAATGCGGGAACTGAGGATAAGCCTGGAAGCGGTTACCGTTCGCGCTTTTCTCACGAACAGGAAACGGCTAAACCAGGTTATTATAGCGTTCAGCTTCTGGATTACGATATTAAAGCAGAGCTTGCAGCAACCATGCATGCAGGATTTCACCGGTACACATTCCCTGAAGGCAAGCCCTGGAATCTGATAATAGACATAGATCACACCAGCAAAAAAGGCACGAAAGTTCGTTCTGCCCGCATTATTGCTGCACAGATCCGGGTGATAGACAACCAGACCATAGAGGGGTACCGTGTTATGACAGGCTGGGCGAAACTTCGTAAGGTTTATTTTTATGCAAGGTTCTCCAGACCGTTCACCTCTACGCTGATGCAGGAAGGGACGTTTACTTATCCGGATAAGAAGTTAACTACTGGTAACGCAGATATCAAAGCTGTGGTTACTTTTGATAAAACAGGCGGAAGGGAAGTACTGGTTAAAGTAGGCATATCCGCCATCAGTGCAGATAACGCCAAAGAGAATCTCGACACAGAGATCAAAGACTGGAATTTTGACCGTATTGTTGCGCAAACAGAAGACCTGTGGGAGAAAGAACTGTCGAAAATGGATATCGAAGGTACAACGGAACAGAAGCAGATCTTTTACACTTGCATGTACCATGCATTTACGCAGCCCAACAATATCACTGATGTGAACGGCGACTACACCGCAGGAGATATGACGATCCGCAATGCCGGAAAAAAAGAGATCTATTCTACTTTCTCTTTATGGGATACCTATCGTGCTGCTCACCCGCTTTACACACTCACTCAAATAGAAAAAACTGCCGGCTTTGTTAATAGTATGGTTCTGCATCATAAGAGCTATGGCTTTTTACCTATCTGGGAACTTTGGGGCTCGGAGACGTATTGCATGATCGGGAACCATGCAATCCCGGTAATTGCCGATGCAATAATGAAAGATCTTCCAGGGATTGACGTAGATGAAGCTTACAAGGCCGTAAAAGAAACGTCCATGACCGATCATGTTCAGTCGCCCATAAGCATCTGGGAGAAGTACGGTTATATGCCCGAAGACCTGCAGTCGCAGTCTGTTTCTATCACCCTCGAAACCGCTTATAACGACTGGTGCGTAGCTCAGCTTGCTAAAAAACTCAATCATATGGACGATTACGCTTATTTCATGAAGCGTGCAGGTTTCTATAAGAATCTCTATGATGCCAAGACCGTTTTTTTCAGAGCGAAAAATTCAGACGGAAAATGGCTTGAGCCCTTTAATGCGCTTGAATACGGCCATAACGGAGGTCACCCTTTTACAGAAGCAAATGCATGGCAGTACCTTTGGTATGTACCTCACCAGGTTAAGGAGCTGGTACATCTGATGGGCAATGAAAAGAAATTCGGCGACAGGCTCGACCGGTTCTTTACTTATACCGACACCTCTACCAAGGTGAACCACAATGCATCAGGCTTTATCGGGCAGTATGCTCATGGCAACGAGCCAAGCCATCATGTTGCTTACTTGTACAATTTTTCAGACCGTCAATGGAAAGCGCAGTTTTATATTTCTAAGATACTAAACGAAATGTATTCCGCCACGCCTCAGTGTTACATCGGCAATAACGACTGCGGGCAGATGTCTGCCTGGTATATCTTCAGCGCGATGGGTTTCTATCCTGTCAATCCGGCTAACAGTATTTATAATATAGGATCTCCCGTTTTAAAGAGCGCTGTTATCCGGCTGGATAATGGCAGGAGCTTTACGGTCAAAACAACAAATGTTTCGAAAGCTAATTGTTATATTCAATCCATGCGATTGAATAACAAGCCTTATAACAAATCGTATATTACTCAGGCTGATATTGTCAATGGGGGGACACTAGAATTCGTGATGGGCAATAAGCCCTCGACTAAAAAGCTGATTAACTATACTGAACCTAATTAA
- a CDS encoding efflux RND transporter periplasmic adaptor subunit: MTVLKRKLKSILFFLCSLLVLGCGGNEQPTDDAEKESEETATREGIQLSQRQIDAVNIQLGPIEEKNLKSVVKASGQLEVPPQNKAEVTLLTGGVVKQIFVLEGSHVYKGQKLAAIESNEIISLQQEYLTALNELNYAKKEFTRQKELNENNAGTGKVLQQAEAAYHGDEARTAALARRLQQAGVNPSVTAKGKLTSLVPVYSPLGGTISKISIETGSYAEAARSLMNVIDNSKVHCDLLVYEKDLFKVKEGQTVTFLLTNQNNREITGKIYGVNQSFENDSKAIIAHAVIENAAKSNLIQGMYVSALIETGSHTTPAVPTESIVRSGGKEYIYYLKKVEKEAGSAKDKDQKTPADAVYYFDKAEVISGVSDLGYTEIKLITPVPKDVRIVTKGAFYILSSTEAEGEEE; encoded by the coding sequence ATGACCGTCTTAAAAAGAAAACTAAAAAGTATACTATTTTTTCTGTGCTCCCTGCTTGTTCTGGGCTGCGGCGGAAACGAACAGCCAACAGACGACGCAGAGAAAGAATCAGAGGAAACTGCTACCCGGGAAGGAATACAACTGAGCCAAAGACAAATAGATGCAGTGAATATACAACTGGGGCCTATTGAAGAGAAGAACCTGAAATCGGTGGTTAAAGCCAGCGGACAGCTCGAGGTCCCGCCTCAGAATAAGGCCGAAGTCACCCTGCTCACAGGAGGCGTGGTGAAACAGATCTTTGTGCTCGAAGGCTCTCATGTATATAAAGGACAAAAACTTGCCGCCATCGAAAGCAATGAAATTATCAGTCTCCAACAGGAGTATCTCACTGCATTGAATGAGTTAAACTATGCGAAGAAAGAGTTTACGCGGCAAAAGGAGCTGAATGAAAACAACGCGGGAACAGGTAAAGTTCTGCAGCAGGCGGAAGCTGCGTACCACGGCGATGAAGCCCGTACAGCAGCTCTGGCGCGCCGTTTGCAACAAGCAGGTGTTAATCCTTCGGTTACAGCTAAAGGAAAGCTTACTTCGCTCGTTCCGGTGTATTCCCCTCTTGGTGGCACAATCAGCAAGATCAGCATAGAGACCGGTTCGTATGCCGAAGCCGCCCGCTCTCTGATGAATGTTATCGACAACTCTAAAGTACATTGCGATCTGCTTGTTTACGAAAAAGACCTTTTCAAAGTAAAAGAAGGCCAGACAGTCACCTTTCTTTTGACCAACCAGAATAACAGGGAGATCACCGGGAAGATCTATGGAGTAAACCAGTCTTTTGAAAATGACAGCAAAGCCATCATTGCGCACGCAGTGATTGAAAACGCGGCGAAGAGCAATCTCATCCAGGGAATGTATGTATCGGCTCTGATTGAAACAGGAAGTCATACCACTCCTGCGGTTCCGACCGAATCCATCGTGAGATCAGGGGGTAAAGAGTACATCTACTACCTGAAGAAAGTTGAGAAAGAAGCTGGTTCGGCTAAAGACAAGGATCAGAAAACACCGGCAGATGCGGTGTATTATTTTGATAAAGCCGAAGTGATCAGCGGAGTTTCTGACCTTGGTTATACAGAGATAAAACTGATCACCCCTGTTCCTAAAGACGTTAGAATCGTCACGAAAGGCGCCTTTTATATCTTATCTTCCACAGAAGCAGAAGGGGAAGAAGAATAG
- a CDS encoding CusA/CzcA family heavy metal efflux RND transporter — MFDKIIAFSISNKLMTGAFVILLIVAGVYSATQLPIDAQPDITNNQVQIITQAPALGAQEVEQYITAPIELAIANIPAVIEKRSISRSGLSVITVVFKDDTDIYLARQQVGEQLKEAGETIPEGSGRPVLAPVTTGLGEIYQYVIHTKPGYEDKYTATDLRTIQDWIVRRQLAGTPGIAEVSGWGGYVKQYEISLNNERLNSLNITISDIYTALKKNNQNTGGSYIEQRSNLYFIRGLGQVKTLSDIEQIVVRKSGGATVLIRDVADVRYGSANRYGAVTRNGEGEVVAGVALMLKGENFNEVIKNVKEKMEQIGKSLPEGVIIEPFIDRTELVGRAMGTVEKNLIEGGLIVVFVLVLLLGNLRAGLVVASVIPLAMLFAITMMHLFGVSGNLMSLGAIDFGLIVDGAVIIVEAIVHRITGSASFTGTTKLTQKQMDHEVYSAASKIRDSATFGEIIILIVYLPLFALVGIEGKMFRPMAQTVTFAILGAFILSLTYVPMASALFLSKKTQHKRNISDRLMEGLYRWYAPVLEAVLKAKKLTILLSATLLALALWVFSNMGGEFIPTLEEGDLTVEISMMQGTSLTRVVGTFGKAEKLLKKNFPEIRQAVTRIGSAEIPTDPMPVERGDMMLSMIPKDEWKTAGTREEMMEKIEETLKDIPGINVEVTQPMQMRFNELMTGIRQDVAVKIFGDDMDILSAQADKAAKLIAGVNGVSEPIVEQVSGLPQIVVNYDRSKIAQYGLNIEDVNTALSTAFAGQVAGAVYEGEKRFEIVIRLSRELREDVTNIENLYIALPSGNRVPLSQIADIKIEEAPAQISREDGKRRIYVSFNVRNRDVESAVHEIQKLLNEGLDLPTGYYTTYGGQFQNLKAAEQRLALAVPAALLLIFILLFFTFHSLKQSLLIFSAVPLSAIGGVFALWIRDMPFSISAGVGFIALFGVAVLNGIVLISYFNHLKAEGVANIIERVKKGTEVRLRPVIMTAAVASLGFLPMALSTTAGAEVQRPLATVVIGGLISATLLTLLVLPALYVLFTQNEDERPGKTSLAAGNKIMISLLFLSVFLLPAQTKAQENQKPLSLKECIELAIKQNQALKRSSLEVEQNTALQSTSFEPSRTGVSLTQDPTAGGGSDNSISVTQSFSLPMVYGTQNKAAKARTDLSKRALAVSTNELIREVKLAYYNLWYTKNRASLFQSQDSLFQNFSERARIRYKTGETSYLEQLSALNAAKEMEVNKGQALADVKIAKQELASLMGLSQLPEIVSAPLEKLPAPVDPDTAATRNNPQTSYYNQLLIATEAEVKAEKQKLLPDITLSYRHQLLVRPFNPAGIDRDYFPGTRMAGFEAGVAIPLFSGAQQGRIKAAAIGRQIALAEQTSASLRLSKQYGQQLQEYMKYKQALDYYEGPGLKQAAEQIRIAQFAYSRGEIGYIEFIQNTSQAINIRLLHLQSLKDYNKAIIELSYLSGGL; from the coding sequence ATGTTTGACAAAATCATTGCGTTCTCTATCAGCAACAAGCTGATGACAGGCGCGTTTGTAATACTGCTGATCGTAGCCGGGGTTTATTCCGCCACTCAGCTACCCATTGATGCACAACCCGATATAACCAATAACCAGGTACAGATCATAACGCAGGCGCCTGCGCTTGGTGCACAGGAAGTGGAGCAATATATCACTGCACCTATCGAACTGGCCATCGCCAATATTCCTGCAGTTATTGAAAAGCGTTCCATTTCAAGATCAGGGTTATCGGTAATTACCGTTGTGTTTAAAGACGATACTGATATTTATCTGGCCCGGCAACAAGTCGGCGAGCAGTTGAAGGAGGCCGGGGAAACTATTCCTGAAGGTTCCGGCCGTCCTGTTCTGGCCCCGGTAACCACCGGCCTCGGGGAGATCTATCAGTACGTGATACATACGAAGCCGGGGTATGAAGATAAGTATACGGCGACTGATCTTCGAACGATCCAGGACTGGATTGTCCGGAGGCAACTGGCGGGAACGCCCGGCATTGCTGAAGTCAGCGGCTGGGGCGGCTACGTAAAACAATATGAAATTTCATTAAACAACGAAAGGTTGAATAGCCTGAATATCACGATCAGCGACATCTATACAGCCCTCAAAAAAAACAATCAGAATACCGGCGGCTCTTATATTGAACAACGGAGTAATCTTTACTTCATCCGTGGCCTGGGACAAGTAAAAACATTGTCTGACATAGAACAAATCGTTGTAAGGAAGAGCGGAGGAGCAACGGTGCTCATACGCGATGTGGCAGATGTTCGTTATGGCAGCGCTAACCGGTATGGCGCCGTCACCCGAAACGGCGAGGGTGAAGTCGTTGCGGGAGTAGCGCTCATGCTGAAGGGAGAGAACTTTAACGAGGTCATCAAAAATGTAAAAGAGAAGATGGAGCAGATCGGCAAGTCTCTTCCTGAAGGAGTGATCATCGAACCTTTCATTGACCGGACTGAGCTGGTCGGCAGAGCGATGGGCACTGTAGAAAAAAACCTGATTGAAGGAGGCCTGATCGTGGTCTTCGTCCTGGTCCTGCTGCTTGGAAACCTAAGGGCGGGACTCGTCGTTGCGTCGGTCATCCCCCTGGCTATGTTGTTTGCCATTACCATGATGCACCTGTTCGGAGTATCCGGCAACCTGATGAGCCTGGGAGCTATCGATTTTGGCCTGATAGTCGATGGTGCCGTCATCATCGTGGAAGCCATCGTCCATCGTATTACAGGCAGTGCTTCATTTACAGGAACGACAAAGCTGACACAAAAGCAGATGGATCATGAGGTATACTCGGCAGCATCGAAGATCAGAGATAGCGCGACCTTCGGGGAAATCATTATTCTCATTGTTTATCTGCCGCTATTTGCGTTGGTGGGTATCGAAGGCAAAATGTTCCGGCCCATGGCTCAAACCGTTACTTTCGCCATACTTGGTGCTTTTATCCTTTCGCTTACATACGTTCCGATGGCCAGCGCCCTGTTTCTAAGCAAAAAGACGCAGCACAAGCGCAACATTTCGGACCGCTTAATGGAAGGCCTGTACCGCTGGTATGCACCGGTTCTTGAGGCCGTATTAAAAGCAAAAAAGCTCACCATCCTTTTATCCGCCACGCTGCTGGCCCTTGCATTATGGGTATTCTCAAATATGGGCGGTGAGTTTATACCCACGCTTGAAGAAGGAGACCTGACGGTCGAGATCAGCATGATGCAGGGAACTTCTCTTACCCGCGTAGTGGGAACATTTGGCAAAGCGGAGAAGCTGTTGAAGAAGAATTTCCCCGAGATACGTCAGGCGGTGACGCGCATAGGAAGCGCCGAAATACCAACGGACCCGATGCCGGTGGAGCGGGGTGATATGATGTTATCTATGATACCCAAAGATGAATGGAAAACAGCAGGCACAAGAGAGGAAATGATGGAAAAAATAGAAGAAACCCTTAAAGACATTCCCGGCATTAATGTAGAAGTAACACAGCCCATGCAAATGCGGTTCAATGAGCTCATGACCGGGATCAGGCAGGATGTGGCTGTCAAGATCTTCGGCGACGATATGGACATCCTTTCTGCACAGGCAGATAAGGCCGCCAAACTGATCGCCGGGGTGAATGGAGTAAGCGAGCCGATAGTAGAACAGGTTAGCGGACTTCCTCAAATAGTAGTGAACTACGACCGCAGTAAAATCGCACAATATGGACTAAATATCGAAGATGTGAATACCGCACTCAGCACCGCTTTTGCGGGACAGGTGGCAGGAGCTGTTTATGAAGGAGAAAAAAGATTCGAAATAGTCATTCGTCTGAGCAGGGAGCTTCGTGAAGACGTTACTAACATCGAAAACCTGTATATCGCTTTACCTTCGGGGAACCGCGTACCTTTAAGCCAGATCGCCGACATAAAGATTGAAGAAGCGCCCGCGCAGATAAGCCGCGAAGATGGAAAGCGGAGGATCTACGTAAGTTTTAATGTCAGGAACAGAGATGTTGAAAGCGCGGTCCATGAAATTCAGAAGTTGCTTAATGAAGGCCTCGATTTGCCAACAGGATATTACACTACTTACGGAGGTCAATTTCAAAACCTGAAGGCGGCAGAACAACGACTGGCCCTTGCTGTACCAGCTGCCCTCCTGCTCATATTTATCCTGCTCTTTTTTACCTTTCATTCATTAAAGCAAAGCCTGCTGATCTTTTCGGCTGTACCTTTATCTGCCATTGGAGGCGTCTTTGCTTTGTGGATAAGGGATATGCCTTTCAGTATATCGGCAGGAGTTGGATTCATTGCCCTTTTCGGGGTGGCTGTGCTAAACGGCATCGTCTTAATAAGCTACTTCAATCATCTAAAGGCAGAAGGCGTTGCGAATATCATTGAGCGGGTAAAAAAGGGCACGGAAGTGAGATTAAGACCCGTTATTATGACTGCCGCAGTAGCGTCGCTCGGCTTTCTGCCCATGGCACTTTCTACGACCGCCGGAGCAGAAGTGCAAAGACCGCTGGCCACAGTGGTCATCGGAGGACTGATATCTGCCACTTTGCTCACCCTGCTGGTTCTTCCAGCGCTTTACGTGTTGTTCACACAAAACGAAGATGAAAGGCCGGGTAAAACATCACTGGCAGCAGGGAATAAGATAATGATCTCCTTACTATTTTTATCCGTTTTTTTGCTACCGGCACAGACAAAGGCACAGGAGAATCAAAAGCCGCTAAGCCTGAAAGAATGCATTGAACTTGCAATAAAACAAAATCAGGCTTTAAAGCGGAGCAGCCTGGAGGTGGAACAAAACACAGCGCTTCAGTCAACATCTTTTGAGCCTTCAAGGACGGGGGTGTCACTCACACAAGACCCAACAGCAGGCGGAGGCAGTGATAACAGCATAAGCGTCACGCAGAGCTTCAGTCTGCCCATGGTTTACGGCACTCAGAACAAAGCAGCAAAGGCACGCACAGATCTGAGCAAACGCGCGCTGGCTGTAAGTACAAATGAGCTGATCAGAGAGGTAAAACTTGCGTATTATAACTTATGGTATACGAAAAACCGGGCCTCGTTATTCCAAAGCCAGGACAGTTTGTTTCAAAACTTCTCGGAAAGAGCACGGATCCGTTATAAAACAGGTGAAACCTCTTATCTCGAGCAGCTTTCGGCATTGAATGCAGCCAAGGAAATGGAGGTTAACAAAGGACAGGCCCTCGCGGATGTGAAGATAGCAAAGCAGGAGCTTGCATCGCTTATGGGGTTGAGCCAGCTTCCTGAAATTGTTTCCGCTCCGCTTGAAAAACTCCCAGCTCCGGTTGATCCGGACACCGCAGCAACGCGGAATAACCCACAAACGAGTTACTATAACCAACTACTAATAGCTACAGAAGCAGAGGTGAAAGCCGAGAAACAAAAACTTCTTCCCGACATTACACTTAGTTACCGCCACCAGCTTCTGGTACGACCGTTTAACCCAGCGGGTATAGACCGCGATTATTTCCCGGGAACAAGGATGGCTGGTTTTGAGGCCGGTGTGGCCATTCCCCTGTTTTCGGGGGCACAGCAGGGAAGGATAAAGGCGGCGGCAATCGGCAGGCAGATCGCCCTCGCCGAGCAAACCTCTGCATCCCTCCGGCTTTCAAAACAATACGGACAGCAACTCCAGGAATACATGAAGTACAAGCAGGCCCTTGATTATTATGAAGGACCGGGACTTAAACAGGCTGCAGAACAGATCCGGATAGCGCAGTTTGCCTACAGCCGGGGGGAAATCGGCTATATTGAATTTATCCAGAATACCAGTCAGGCGATAAATATCCGCCTTCTGCACTTGCAATCACTCAAGGATTATAATAAAGCAATTATTGAATTATCTTATCTCAGCGGAGGACTATAA
- a CDS encoding DUF6660 family protein: MKFLCYLFSLMVFVMSFMPCADTFAETSKKDSAVNHNSSSPEDHMNDLCSPFCQCTCCTTPAATKISVFSILLPVSAEFELGEHIPGDVRNTPISVWQPPKLAYFLSF, from the coding sequence GTGAAATTCCTCTGCTACCTATTTAGCCTGATGGTATTTGTAATGAGCTTTATGCCTTGCGCGGATACATTTGCTGAAACCAGCAAGAAGGATTCTGCTGTGAATCATAACTCCTCTTCTCCTGAGGACCACATGAATGACCTTTGTTCGCCTTTCTGTCAATGCACGTGCTGCACCACACCTGCGGCCACCAAAATATCGGTATTTTCAATTCTTCTTCCTGTGAGTGCCGAATTCGAACTTGGAGAACATATTCCCGGAGACGTCCGGAATACTCCGATCAGCGTATGGCAACCACCTAAACTTGCTTATTTCCTTTCATTTTAA